TCGGCGCTGCCTGGACGACCAATACCAGCGCGGTTCTGAGCACCAATATCCCTGGCAGTTCTTACCGCTTTACAACTACCAACGGCGCACTGACCCGCTTTTTTCGTGTGATCGAGACACCCTAACCCCCGCGGATTTCGTCCCAAAGCGGCGCCATATCCGGGTCATCGAGGGCCTGCTTTTTCATGCATTCGCTGCCCCCGATGACTCGCGCGCGTTTGAACCAAATCCGCGCGGCATCCAACAGGCCCAACTGGCAGGCATAGCAGGAGAGATTAAAGCAAATGGTGGCTTCCTTGGGAAACTTGTCAAAGGCCGGGAGCAACGCATCCCAGGCTCGTTTGATGCTCCCGCCGGGAACGCGGCGCAAGGCATAGGCCTGGTGCAGCCAGCCGGTGCAACGCTCGGGAGCGGCCGCGAGCAGGGCCTGGGCGATTCGCAACGCTTCCTCCCAGGACTTCTCCTCGGCGCAGATCATCCAACGCACCTCCAATACATCCGGATGGGATTGTAAGTCCAGGCCCAGACGCGCCAGTTCAGCCTTTGCTTCGGTGATATTGCCCAACCCTATCCAGCCCATCGCGGCGGAAACATAAAAACTGTCTGGCGGCTTAATTAATTGCACTTTCGATATACATTAACCGGAGTGTCAACCACCCAAAGACGGACCAAGACTAAAAGCGTGTTTTGAGAACGCCGGCTTTCCCTTCGTCCTCGTCCTCGTCCTCGAAATCCTGGAAAATCGAGGATTACGACGAGGAGGAAGGTGGCTTACTGCATCACACCCTGCGGCGAGGTTGGCGAGGGATGGGGGCGGCGCGCATCGAGCGGGCGCTTTTGTTTTGGGCAACTGTATCGCCCAGAGAGCGGATAGTCGGGCGTTCGAGCATTTCCCGCAGAGTCAGGCTGCTGCCGAAAGCTCTGTTGATGCGCGCAAAGGCCCGCGTGGCGGAGAGGGAATCCCCACCCAATTCGAAGAAGTTATCGTCGATACCGACCTGCGCCAGCATGAGGACCTCCTGCCAAATTCCGGCCAGGGTTTGCTCATCCGAATTGCGGGGCGCTACATAAGCCTTCGCGGTCTCGACCGCGCCTTTGGGCTCAGGCAAACGGCGCAAATCAATTTTCCCATTCGGAGTGAGAGGAAATTCCTGGAGGGCAACAAACTGTGCCGGCACCATATAGAGCGGCAGTTTGGTTTTGATAAAATCGCGCAGTTCGGCGTTTGACGGCGGCCCGTTCCTGCTGATGACGTACCCAATGAGGCGTTTTTCGCCCAATGAATCTTCCCGAGCTGTGACCAGGGCATCGGCAATCCCGCTGTGCTGGCGCAACACCGTTTCGACTTCGCCCAATTCGATGCGGAACCCGCGAATCTTCACCTGGTGGTCCATGCGGCCAAGGCACTCAACCTGCCCATCCGGCATGCGTCGGGCCAAATCCCCGGTTTTATAAAGACGATCTGCCCCTTCCTTCACAAACGGGTTTGCAACGAACCTTTCCAGGGTCAACTCGGGCCGATTTAGGTACCCGCGCGCCAGGCCCTCCCCGCCGATGTGCAACTCGCCCGCAGCCCCGAGCGGCACGAGGTTTTGGTGCGGGTCGAGGATATGAAGCTGCGTGTTTGCCAGTGGCCTGCCGATGAGGATTGGGCCTTCTCGAGCCACTTTCCAGGCCGTGGACCAAATGGTTGTTTCGGTGGGCCCATAGAAATTCCAGACCTCTTTGGCGTGGCTAAGCAGTTCGTCGGCCAGGCTGCGTTTGAGGGCCTCACCGCCGCAGAAAATTTTGAGGTTCTTGTTGCCAGCCCAACCGGCTTCGAGCAACAACCGCCAGGTGGCGGGGGTGGCCTGCATGACCGTGGCGCCGTTGGCTTGGATTAAGGCGGCCAGTCTCGTGCCGTCCCCTGCTGTGTCGCGACTGGCAACGGTCAACTGCGCGCCCAGTACCAAGGGCATGAATAATTCAAGGGCCGCGATATCGAAGGAAAGGGTTGTAACAGCCAGCAGGTTGTCTGCTGCAGTTATCCCGGCTGTTCTGGCAGCCGAAACCAGCAAGTTGACCACCGAATGGTGCTCGATTTCCACACCCTTGGGCTTGCCCGTTGAGCCTGAAGTATAAATGACATAGGCCAGCGGCGACCGGGCGGCATCAGCTCGAGAACCCTGGCTGCTGGGCAATCGGCGATTGGGTGGTGATTCCGGCCTATCCAAGCAGAGCACCTGAGCGTTTGTTTGGGGCAGAATTGGCAGTAGCTTTTGTTGGGTAACGAGCACCGGCGCCTGAGAGTCTTCGAGCATGAAGGCGAGGCGGTCTGCGGGATAGGTTGGGTCCAGCGGAACATACGCAGCACCCGCCTTGAGGATAGCCAGCAAGGCCGTCACCATTTCCGCCGACCGCTCAACGCACAGGCCCACTAATGTCTCGGGCCCGACGTTCAGGTCCTTTAGCCGCCGCGCGAGACGATCGCTCCGCTCATCCAGTTCGCGATAGGTGAGCTTTTCGTTTTCAAACACCAGCGCCGTAGCGCCAGGATTCTCCTGCGCCCGCTGCTGGAAGAGCTCATGAATCCTTTGGTCACGCGGGTACTCCTGAGTGGTC
The Verrucomicrobiia bacterium genome window above contains:
- a CDS encoding tetratricopeptide repeat protein → MQLIKPPDSFYVSAAMGWIGLGNITEAKAELARLGLDLQSHPDVLEVRWMICAEEKSWEEALRIAQALLAAAPERCTGWLHQAYALRRVPGGSIKRAWDALLPAFDKFPKEATICFNLSCYACQLGLLDAARIWFKRARVIGGSECMKKQALDDPDMAPLWDEIRGG